Proteins encoded within one genomic window of Phototrophicus methaneseepsis:
- a CDS encoding ABC transporter substrate-binding protein — protein MRWVSKLRILVVVLAIFLGALAIQAQDETILVVGHAENTDSLDPAHGYTQTTGIVNRATYNTLVTFPDADASEILPMLATEWTISEDGTEYTFTLRDDVTFASGNPLTAEDVVFSVERLQNVMGNPSFLAEGIESVVANEDGTVTFTLATPRPSFLAELTNYAFSITDSATIMENGGTAAEDAAETDTAEDYLNGTSAGTGPYILDGWEQDVETILVKNPNYWGEEPYFDRVIITNIPEAATQKIALEAGDIDLALDLSRDQTATMEGNENLIVYSGPGVQTHFLLMNEDPELGGPVSDPLVQKAIRYALDYEGYKALWGGVTPATNLTVGLAGAYGEDQALSRDLDMARELLAEAGYADGFEITLSYPDYSSQGVNMNTNAQKIQSDLAEIGITVTLNTQELQVSLEEYRNGLQGFGYWFWGPDVLDPVDVLSFLPGGKVAEERANWTTEGVDEEILALIDAASTETDPAARVEIFAQLQDYLKESSPFAPFINPAIQAASRADLQGFVFHPQWGVDVSILSLSE, from the coding sequence GTGAGATGGGTATCGAAATTACGCATCCTCGTCGTGGTGCTGGCAATATTTCTCGGTGCATTAGCGATTCAAGCTCAGGATGAAACAATCCTGGTCGTCGGCCATGCTGAAAATACAGATTCGCTAGACCCAGCACATGGTTATACGCAAACAACGGGTATCGTCAATCGGGCGACCTATAACACCCTGGTGACTTTCCCTGATGCAGATGCCAGTGAAATCCTGCCGATGCTGGCGACGGAGTGGACCATCAGCGAAGATGGTACAGAATACACCTTCACCCTGCGTGATGATGTTACATTTGCCAGTGGTAACCCTTTGACGGCTGAAGATGTGGTCTTCTCCGTTGAGCGCCTGCAAAATGTGATGGGCAATCCATCCTTCCTGGCGGAAGGCATTGAAAGTGTCGTGGCTAACGAAGATGGCACGGTAACCTTCACTTTGGCTACCCCGCGCCCGTCCTTCCTGGCTGAGCTGACCAACTATGCTTTCTCCATCACCGATTCCGCAACCATCATGGAAAATGGCGGCACCGCTGCTGAAGATGCTGCTGAGACAGATACCGCTGAAGACTATCTGAACGGAACATCTGCCGGTACTGGCCCGTACATTCTGGATGGTTGGGAACAAGATGTCGAAACTATCCTGGTGAAGAACCCGAACTACTGGGGTGAAGAACCTTATTTTGACCGTGTGATCATCACCAACATTCCGGAAGCGGCTACCCAGAAGATTGCCCTGGAGGCTGGCGATATTGATCTGGCGCTGGACCTGTCCCGCGATCAGACGGCGACCATGGAAGGTAATGAAAACCTGATTGTGTATAGTGGCCCTGGTGTCCAGACCCACTTCTTGTTGATGAATGAAGATCCTGAACTGGGCGGCCCGGTATCCGATCCGCTCGTCCAAAAGGCAATCCGTTATGCGTTGGATTACGAAGGTTACAAAGCCCTGTGGGGTGGTGTGACCCCGGCAACCAACCTGACTGTTGGTCTGGCTGGCGCTTATGGCGAAGACCAGGCCCTTAGCCGTGACCTGGATATGGCTCGTGAACTGCTGGCCGAAGCTGGTTATGCTGATGGTTTTGAAATCACCCTGAGCTATCCTGATTACAGTTCCCAGGGTGTCAATATGAACACCAACGCCCAGAAGATTCAATCTGACTTGGCGGAAATTGGCATCACCGTGACCCTCAATACACAGGAACTCCAGGTTTCCCTGGAAGAATACCGCAATGGCCTTCAGGGCTTCGGTTATTGGTTCTGGGGCCCGGATGTGTTGGATCCGGTTGATGTGCTCTCCTTCCTGCCGGGCGGTAAAGTCGCTGAGGAACGCGCCAACTGGACGACAGAAGGCGTTGACGAAGAAATTCTGGCGCTGATCGATGCCGCATCAACGGAAACAGACCCCGCAGCACGTGTGGAAATCTTCGCACAGTTGCAGGATTATCTGAAAGAAAGCAGCCCCTTCGCTCCGTTTATCAACCCGGCGATTCAGGCCGCATCTCGTGCCGATTTGCAGGGTTTTGTCTTCCATCCGCAGTGGGGTGTAGACGTTTCAATTCTGAGCTTGTCTGAGTAG
- a CDS encoding ABC transporter permease, giving the protein MSFQLYFFRRLVFIVPLLFGITIIAFLIANAVPADPVTANLPQNALGDETLVQAFREKWGLDQPPHVQYLTYISNLLRGDMGTSIKTGRPVIVDIGEFLPATIELATLAIVFGLVMGVGVGIISAVYRNTLIDYVSRIFALIGVSFPVFLLALIGLTVLYAQLGIVAGPGRLGFRTPDPDHITGFFTLDALLTGDFETFQEAFSHIVLPAFILGIYVAGTIARVTRSALLEVLGMDYMRTARAKGLGERRVLWHGVRNALIPVVTIIGLSYGNLLAGTVLVESIFAWPGIGRYMFRASTSQDFPAIMGVSMLIALIYIIVNFVVDMLYFFVDPRIRTEGR; this is encoded by the coding sequence ATGTCTTTTCAACTCTACTTCTTCCGTAGGCTGGTCTTCATTGTGCCGTTGCTGTTCGGCATTACGATCATCGCGTTTTTAATCGCTAATGCAGTGCCGGCTGATCCTGTAACGGCGAACTTGCCCCAGAATGCCCTCGGTGACGAAACGCTCGTTCAGGCTTTCCGGGAAAAATGGGGCCTGGATCAACCTCCACACGTTCAATACCTGACTTACATCAGCAATTTGCTCCGTGGAGACATGGGCACATCCATCAAGACAGGACGTCCCGTGATTGTCGATATTGGGGAATTCCTCCCGGCGACGATTGAGTTGGCGACCTTAGCGATTGTGTTTGGGTTGGTGATGGGCGTTGGCGTCGGCATTATCTCTGCGGTTTATCGCAATACGCTCATTGATTATGTTTCGCGGATCTTCGCGCTGATCGGCGTGAGCTTCCCCGTCTTCTTGCTGGCATTGATCGGCCTGACAGTTCTTTATGCGCAGCTAGGGATTGTAGCTGGTCCCGGGCGCCTTGGCTTCAGGACGCCGGACCCAGACCATATCACAGGCTTCTTTACGCTGGATGCACTCCTGACGGGCGACTTTGAAACCTTCCAGGAAGCTTTTTCCCACATTGTTTTACCGGCCTTCATCCTGGGGATTTACGTTGCCGGGACAATCGCCCGCGTGACGAGATCGGCACTATTAGAAGTGCTGGGTATGGATTATATGCGGACGGCGCGAGCCAAAGGCTTAGGTGAACGACGTGTATTATGGCATGGGGTGCGTAATGCACTTATCCCGGTCGTGACAATCATCGGCCTGAGTTATGGTAATTTGTTGGCGGGTACTGTCCTTGTGGAATCCATCTTCGCTTGGCCAGGTATAGGGCGCTACATGTTCCGCGCATCGACATCGCAGGATTTCCCGGCAATTATGGGGGTGAGCATGCTCATTGCCCTGATCTATATTATTGTGAACTTCGTCGTGGATATGTTGTACTTCTTCGTTGATCCGCGTATTCGTACGGAGGGACGATGA
- a CDS encoding ABC transporter permease: MSTQTASQQVAQLAAQATEPPWRAWLRALTFQLRKNPLIMIGLIIVVGWIIISFMAPILATTDPLHQNVVDRMLAPGTVVDKGEDGSVTYIMGTDELGRDIYSRVLYGGRITIPAGIVVIVVGSLLGTLVGGIAGYVGGIWDEILMRIAELFLAFPTIILALAVTAALGPDIRNAILALVVVWWPTYARLVRGLVLEVKSQEYVEAARSVGASNAYILFRTILPNAMSSAIVLATLDIGNAILTFAGLSFLGLGADPSSPEWGRMVAIGIDFFDQWWMWLYPGMAIASLVMAFNFIGDGLRDMADPRTRNG; this comes from the coding sequence ATGAGTACTCAGACAGCCTCACAACAAGTGGCCCAACTGGCGGCCCAGGCGACTGAACCGCCGTGGCGTGCCTGGTTACGTGCGCTCACCTTCCAATTGCGTAAAAATCCGCTCATTATGATCGGGCTGATTATCGTGGTGGGGTGGATTATTATCTCTTTCATGGCGCCGATCCTGGCGACAACAGATCCGCTGCATCAAAATGTCGTTGACCGTATGCTGGCCCCCGGTACTGTTGTGGACAAAGGGGAAGATGGCTCAGTGACGTATATTATGGGCACCGATGAGCTCGGACGTGATATTTACTCGCGTGTGCTTTATGGTGGCCGGATTACAATCCCGGCTGGTATTGTGGTTATCGTTGTTGGCAGCCTCTTAGGGACGCTTGTAGGGGGTATCGCCGGTTATGTAGGTGGCATCTGGGATGAAATCCTGATGCGCATTGCCGAGTTGTTCCTTGCCTTCCCGACGATCATCCTCGCATTGGCTGTGACGGCTGCACTGGGTCCCGATATTCGTAATGCCATTTTAGCTTTGGTTGTCGTCTGGTGGCCGACGTATGCTCGCCTTGTGCGTGGCCTTGTGCTGGAAGTTAAATCACAGGAATATGTCGAAGCCGCGCGCAGTGTTGGCGCGTCTAACGCGTATATCTTGTTTCGTACGATTTTGCCGAATGCGATGTCATCAGCTATTGTGCTGGCGACGCTCGATATTGGTAATGCGATCCTGACATTTGCTGGTTTGAGTTTCCTGGGGTTGGGCGCTGACCCATCCTCGCCAGAGTGGGGCAGGATGGTTGCCATTGGCATTGATTTCTTCGACCAGTGGTGGATGTGGCTATATCCTGGTATGGCGATTGCTTCTCTGGTCATGGCTTTCAACTTCATTGGTGATGGCTTACGTGATATGGCTGACCCGCGCACACGCAATGGCTAG
- a CDS encoding YifB family Mg chelatase-like AAA ATPase: MLAIVHACALVGLEGRLIEVQVDFNPKAGIPSFTIVGLPDAAVRESRERIRSAIKNSRLRFANKGYVVNLSPADLPKHGPAYDLAIAIGVLAATDQVPMAGLEEALFIGELSLDGRIGHVQGVMPMVYSAVQAGIKTIYVAAEDAPQAALVEQATIIPVDTLGQLIEHLYDLNPIAAYEPSSDMLSQSNGLPVDLVDFADIKGQEHVKRALEIAAAGNHNVRMVGPPGVGKSLLARAMPGILPSMTMAEALEVTRIYSVADMLNSHHPLMMTRPFRAPHHTISQAGLVGGGTVPKPGEVSLAHLGVLFLDEINEFGPRALEVLRQPLEDKHVTISRAKGTLTFPANFQFIAAHNPCPCGYHGDPTRECSCTPTMIKRYEARLSGPLLDRIDIHVTVPRVEYDKLMASTRAESSSAIQARVEAARKLQQRRLRDMPGIYSNADMGVGDVQRLCVLTPEAKQVLELSVRRMQLSARAYHRVLKLSRTIADLAVCDVIEVNHVAEALQYRPRQEQ, from the coding sequence GTGCTTGCTATTGTCCATGCTTGTGCGCTCGTTGGGTTGGAAGGGCGGCTTATTGAGGTACAGGTTGATTTCAATCCGAAAGCTGGTATCCCCTCGTTTACGATTGTTGGCTTACCCGATGCCGCAGTGAGAGAGAGTCGAGAGCGAATTCGATCGGCAATCAAGAACAGCCGTCTGCGCTTCGCCAATAAAGGCTACGTCGTCAATTTATCTCCTGCTGATTTGCCGAAGCACGGCCCTGCTTATGACCTGGCAATCGCTATCGGCGTGCTGGCGGCAACGGACCAAGTCCCCATGGCTGGATTGGAAGAAGCGCTCTTCATAGGTGAACTCAGCCTGGATGGGCGTATTGGACATGTGCAAGGCGTGATGCCCATGGTGTATTCGGCTGTGCAAGCTGGTATCAAAACGATCTACGTTGCAGCAGAAGACGCGCCCCAGGCTGCCTTAGTTGAGCAAGCAACAATTATCCCCGTTGATACTTTGGGTCAGCTCATTGAGCATCTATATGATTTAAACCCCATCGCGGCATACGAACCCTCGTCCGATATGCTCTCGCAGAGTAACGGTCTCCCCGTTGATTTAGTGGATTTTGCCGATATAAAGGGGCAGGAACACGTCAAGCGTGCATTAGAAATTGCTGCTGCTGGAAACCACAATGTACGGATGGTTGGCCCGCCAGGTGTCGGCAAAAGTCTCTTAGCGCGCGCAATGCCGGGTATTTTGCCTTCAATGACAATGGCTGAAGCCCTGGAAGTTACGCGTATTTATTCCGTGGCTGATATGCTCAACAGCCATCACCCCTTGATGATGACTCGGCCTTTCCGCGCGCCGCATCATACGATTTCTCAAGCTGGGTTGGTTGGGGGTGGTACTGTGCCCAAACCGGGTGAGGTCTCGCTCGCGCACCTGGGCGTGTTGTTCCTTGATGAAATTAACGAGTTCGGCCCCCGTGCCCTTGAAGTGTTGCGTCAACCCCTGGAAGATAAGCATGTTACCATCAGCCGTGCTAAAGGAACGCTGACCTTCCCGGCCAATTTCCAATTCATCGCTGCTCATAACCCATGCCCCTGTGGCTATCACGGGGATCCAACGCGCGAATGTTCCTGCACGCCGACGATGATCAAGCGCTACGAAGCACGGCTGTCTGGGCCGTTGTTAGATCGCATTGATATTCATGTGACAGTGCCGCGTGTTGAATATGATAAGTTGATGGCATCTACTCGTGCAGAATCTTCCAGCGCAATACAGGCGAGGGTTGAAGCTGCGCGTAAGTTACAACAGCGCCGCTTAAGAGATATGCCCGGTATTTATTCAAATGCGGATATGGGCGTCGGAGATGTTCAGCGTCTGTGTGTCCTTACGCCAGAAGCCAAACAGGTCCTGGAGCTTTCCGTCCGTCGTATGCAACTCAGCGCGCGTGCATATCATCGTGTCCTGAAGTTGAGCCGTACGATAGCAGATCTCGCAGTTTGTGATGTTATTGAAGTGAATCATGTTGCGGAGGCACTGCAATATCGTCCCAGGCAAGAACAGTAA
- a CDS encoding sulfotransferase family 2 domain-containing protein produces the protein MASETLRHDWQDNDVLIFTHIPKTAGTSLAAMLDRQFLPEERLELRYFQHPHLFDEIQAESEHRLISTDEYKQAVKTGEDVDNKFGAYKFIRGHTPYYPPPFKTHRAVYVTILRDPKKRAYSDYKHIATYNDNPKHEVVKAMSYEEFLMEDDLQKDTRNPLTSFILNKSPKTEADFEQACRNLESMAWFGIVEHFDASMLLLHYVFSWPYNFESWHLNRARMQSPQPELSAKALKRLEALNHYDIKLYNYAVNLFHQRVQHMATELFAENKDLSEASLQLEAEMQVLSSEVQALKVQTEDLQGALQAKEQELQRTIERYSGMKGALRALYQAAIPLSARQRLYAIRDRNR, from the coding sequence ATGGCATCAGAAACATTGCGTCACGATTGGCAAGACAATGACGTGCTTATTTTTACACATATCCCCAAGACGGCAGGGACTTCTTTAGCTGCCATGCTAGATAGACAATTCTTGCCTGAAGAGCGGTTGGAATTACGCTATTTTCAGCATCCACATTTATTCGATGAAATCCAGGCTGAATCAGAGCATCGGCTTATCAGTACAGATGAATACAAACAAGCCGTAAAAACTGGGGAAGATGTGGATAATAAATTTGGGGCCTACAAGTTTATACGCGGGCACACGCCCTACTATCCGCCGCCATTTAAAACACATAGAGCCGTTTACGTAACAATACTGCGCGATCCAAAGAAACGGGCTTATTCAGATTACAAGCATATTGCAACTTACAACGATAATCCTAAGCACGAAGTCGTCAAAGCAATGAGCTATGAGGAATTTCTGATGGAGGATGACCTCCAAAAAGATACAAGAAATCCCTTAACGAGCTTTATCTTGAATAAAAGCCCTAAGACTGAGGCAGACTTTGAACAGGCGTGTCGGAATTTGGAGTCTATGGCCTGGTTTGGTATTGTGGAGCACTTTGATGCTTCCATGCTGCTGCTGCATTACGTCTTTAGTTGGCCCTATAATTTTGAATCATGGCACTTAAATCGTGCTCGTATGCAGTCACCCCAACCAGAGCTATCTGCTAAAGCGCTAAAACGACTTGAAGCGTTGAACCACTACGATATAAAACTATATAACTACGCTGTTAATCTATTTCATCAGCGTGTTCAGCATATGGCAACAGAATTATTTGCCGAGAATAAAGACCTCAGTGAAGCAAGCCTGCAACTAGAAGCAGAGATGCAGGTATTAAGCTCAGAAGTGCAAGCACTCAAGGTGCAAACAGAAGATCTACAGGGAGCGCTGCAGGCGAAGGAGCAAGAACTCCAGCGCACGATTGAGCGCTATTCTGGCATGAAGGGGGCATTACGGGCACTTTATCAAGCGGCTATCCCACTTTCTGCTCGGCAGCGGCTTTATGCTATACGAGACCGAAATCGTTAA
- the ftcD gene encoding glutamate formimidoyltransferase, whose protein sequence is MPSIIECIPNFSEGRDCQIIDQIADAALAVPGIMLLHRTSDSDHNRTVLTFAGTPKAVIEGVYRAVETASELIDLTKQTGQHPRMGAADVVPLVPIQGITLEECAILAHQLGQRIGDKLQLPVYMYEAAATRPERRNLADVRRGGYEFLVEHIASDPARYPDYGPASIGPAGAVIVGAREILIAYNVFLDTTDVEIAGRIAAKIRESSGGLPYVKALGLFVDGRAQVSMNLTNYRMTPVHIVVERIRELAAEEGVGVERSELIGLMPQDALYAAASAYLQLPGLSPNDILEHVLSQVNTTSDR, encoded by the coding sequence ATGCCATCCATCATTGAGTGCATTCCTAATTTCTCAGAAGGGCGTGATTGCCAGATTATTGACCAGATCGCCGATGCAGCGTTAGCTGTGCCCGGTATTATGCTGCTGCATAGGACCAGCGATAGTGACCATAATCGCACGGTTTTAACATTTGCCGGAACGCCCAAAGCGGTGATTGAAGGCGTCTATCGCGCTGTTGAAACAGCTTCCGAGCTTATTGACCTGACAAAACAAACAGGACAGCATCCTCGTATGGGTGCTGCTGATGTGGTGCCTCTTGTGCCGATTCAAGGTATAACGCTGGAAGAATGCGCGATATTGGCCCATCAATTGGGGCAGCGTATTGGCGACAAGCTGCAGTTACCAGTGTATATGTACGAAGCGGCAGCAACACGCCCTGAACGTCGTAACCTAGCGGATGTACGGCGGGGTGGATATGAATTCTTGGTTGAGCATATTGCTTCAGATCCTGCTCGGTATCCTGATTATGGGCCGGCATCTATAGGCCCTGCTGGGGCTGTGATCGTCGGTGCAAGAGAAATCCTGATTGCTTATAACGTCTTTTTGGATACAACGGACGTTGAAATTGCAGGGCGGATTGCAGCCAAAATCCGTGAAAGCAGCGGTGGCCTGCCATACGTTAAGGCATTAGGTCTCTTTGTTGATGGGCGTGCTCAGGTTTCTATGAACTTGACGAATTATCGTATGACACCTGTACACATCGTTGTTGAGCGCATACGGGAGCTTGCTGCTGAAGAAGGGGTTGGCGTAGAGCGATCCGAATTAATAGGATTAATGCCACAGGACGCACTTTATGCTGCTGCTAGCGCTTATTTGCAGCTTCCCGGCCTTTCCCCTAATGATATTCTTGAACATGTCCTCTCTCAAGTGAATACGACCTCTGATAGGTAA
- a CDS encoding MFS transporter, with protein MQTATPMRHDTNMRHNFIVNVMDAAFFGLGMGFASYVTVLPLFVGTLTSSTLLIGLIATIHEIGWQLPQILTSARVSRLPLYRRMVLLMTLHERWPFLALAIVALLATVLDARLVLILTLIFTAWQSLGGGLTATAWQSMIGKIMPATVRGRFFGLQSSASNLLTSGGAVLAGILLGVLPYPYNFAACFGIASVGMAISFAFLAQTREQKRAVTQTEPANWQVFRREAGAVLRDDANFRWFILARILSQFARMAIAFYTIYATRTFDITPEFAGIITGILSLTQMFASPVVGWLGDRFGHRLVLAGGMTLMVCSVVLAITATTQEWFYVIFALTGMANAVQWTSMLAITVEFGTEENRAYYIGLSNTIIAPATLIAPLIGGWLADTAGFASAFSVSIVGGILAIAVLLLFFRNPVSRKKKPDELVTA; from the coding sequence ATGCAGACTGCAACGCCGATGCGGCATGATACCAACATGCGGCATAATTTTATTGTCAATGTGATGGATGCGGCGTTTTTTGGTTTGGGGATGGGGTTTGCCTCATATGTAACCGTATTGCCGTTGTTTGTAGGGACACTCACTTCATCGACGCTGTTAATTGGGTTAATTGCGACAATTCATGAAATTGGCTGGCAATTACCGCAAATTTTGACTTCTGCGCGGGTTTCCCGTTTGCCACTTTACAGGCGCATGGTCCTGCTGATGACACTACATGAGCGCTGGCCGTTTCTGGCTCTGGCAATTGTTGCGTTGTTGGCGACTGTGTTAGATGCGCGACTTGTGCTGATATTGACGTTAATTTTCACGGCCTGGCAATCTCTGGGCGGCGGCCTTACGGCGACAGCATGGCAGAGTATGATTGGCAAAATTATGCCTGCCACGGTGCGCGGTCGCTTCTTTGGCCTGCAATCATCAGCCTCAAACCTCCTGACGAGTGGGGGAGCCGTACTAGCCGGGATACTGTTGGGCGTGCTGCCGTATCCTTATAACTTCGCGGCTTGTTTTGGTATTGCGAGCGTAGGTATGGCGATCTCGTTTGCCTTCCTTGCCCAGACCCGTGAGCAAAAGCGCGCTGTTACCCAGACGGAGCCAGCAAACTGGCAGGTTTTCCGGCGAGAAGCCGGTGCCGTTTTGCGCGATGATGCGAATTTCCGCTGGTTTATTCTGGCGCGTATCTTGTCGCAGTTTGCTCGGATGGCGATTGCTTTTTATACCATTTACGCGACACGCACATTTGATATCACGCCAGAGTTCGCTGGTATCATAACGGGCATCTTGAGCCTGACACAGATGTTTGCAAGCCCAGTGGTGGGCTGGCTCGGTGATCGTTTTGGGCATCGCCTTGTGCTGGCGGGCGGTATGACTTTGATGGTATGCAGCGTGGTGTTGGCAATCACAGCTACGACGCAGGAATGGTTTTATGTCATTTTCGCACTGACAGGTATGGCAAATGCAGTGCAATGGACGAGTATGCTAGCGATTACCGTGGAATTCGGCACAGAAGAGAACCGTGCATACTACATCGGGCTGAGTAACACCATTATCGCGCCTGCTACCCTGATCGCACCGTTGATTGGTGGCTGGCTGGCGGATACGGCTGGCTTCGCATCTGCGTTTTCTGTCTCGATTGTCGGTGGCATCCTGGCGATAGCTGTGTTGTTACTGTTCTTCCGCAACCCGGTATCCCGTAAAAAGAAGCCTGACGAGTTGGTGACTGCCTAG
- a CDS encoding fructosamine kinase family protein, protein MSLESRIQQIIGESIRDLHPLQGGMVGKVYAATHADNQQIVVKISHTGTPTLHIEGQMLQYLSEHSTLPVPKVLYHSPDLLIMDYVEGQSRFSTAGEQHAAELLADLHSHHADRYGLSFDTLIGSLHQPNTQSGSWIDFFRDQRLLHMTRAAYDAGQLMSETQIKLNQLASQLNDLLIEPDAPSLIHGDVWATNVLAKGDRITAFIDPAIYYAHPEIELAYITLFNTFGRPFFERYHTLKPIADGFFEVRRDIYNLYPLLVHVRLFGGGYEGSVRRILSRFV, encoded by the coding sequence ATGTCATTAGAAAGTCGAATCCAACAAATTATAGGAGAAAGTATCCGCGATCTACACCCACTTCAAGGGGGGATGGTCGGCAAAGTTTATGCAGCAACGCACGCCGATAACCAGCAAATCGTCGTCAAAATCAGCCATACAGGCACGCCTACCCTGCATATCGAAGGCCAGATGCTGCAATACTTATCTGAACATTCAACGCTGCCCGTGCCGAAGGTGCTTTATCATAGTCCAGACCTGCTCATTATGGACTATGTAGAGGGACAAAGCCGATTTTCTACCGCTGGTGAGCAGCACGCGGCGGAACTCCTTGCAGACTTACATAGTCATCATGCAGATCGCTACGGCCTATCCTTTGATACGTTAATTGGCAGCTTACACCAACCCAATACCCAGTCAGGAAGCTGGATTGATTTCTTTCGCGATCAACGCTTACTCCACATGACCCGCGCCGCTTATGACGCGGGACAACTCATGTCAGAGACGCAGATCAAGCTCAATCAACTGGCCTCCCAACTGAATGACCTGCTCATTGAGCCAGATGCGCCAAGCCTGATTCATGGTGATGTGTGGGCGACAAACGTCCTCGCAAAAGGCGACCGCATCACAGCCTTCATCGACCCGGCTATTTATTATGCCCACCCAGAAATTGAACTGGCTTATATCACCCTATTCAATACCTTTGGGCGGCCCTTCTTCGAGCGCTATCATACCCTGAAGCCGATTGCGGATGGCTTCTTCGAAGTCCGCCGCGATATTTATAATCTTTATCCACTGCTCGTCCACGTCCGGCTGTTTGGCGGTGGTTATGAAGGTTCCGTGCGCCGCATACTCAGCCGGTTCGTCTAG
- a CDS encoding SDR family oxidoreductase: MKTVVVTGGTRGIGYGLALEFLKRGCQVVICGRSEDSTQEAVDKLTAQYGGTHIFGQACDVSDYDQVRNLWVAAKEHFGGVDIWINNAGLSHAPVNLWQIDPERTQAVLDTNLLGLIYCNQVVIEGMMEQGSGFIYNMEGSGSTGKPMPKLLLYQLTKRALKFMTTGLVQATEDSLVNIGYLSPGMVATDLLREGYSPSEWERVKRIFNVLGDRVETVTPYLVEQILANNQHGARIAWLTTPKIIWRFATARFRKRDIFSDQSTD; the protein is encoded by the coding sequence ATGAAAACGGTCGTTGTCACGGGCGGGACGCGTGGGATCGGCTATGGCTTGGCGCTGGAGTTTTTAAAGCGGGGTTGCCAGGTGGTGATTTGTGGTCGCAGCGAAGATAGCACGCAGGAGGCCGTTGATAAGCTGACAGCACAATATGGCGGTACGCATATCTTTGGGCAGGCTTGTGATGTCAGTGATTATGATCAGGTTCGCAACTTGTGGGTCGCTGCTAAAGAGCATTTTGGTGGTGTTGATATTTGGATTAATAATGCGGGCCTGAGTCATGCGCCAGTCAATCTCTGGCAGATCGACCCGGAGCGCACCCAAGCTGTGCTGGATACCAATCTGCTTGGCCTGATTTATTGCAATCAGGTCGTTATTGAAGGCATGATGGAGCAGGGCAGCGGTTTTATCTATAATATGGAGGGCTCCGGCAGCACAGGTAAGCCGATGCCTAAGTTGCTCTTATATCAGCTTACGAAACGGGCACTCAAGTTCATGACGACTGGGCTGGTACAGGCAACAGAAGATAGCCTGGTAAATATCGGTTACTTAAGCCCCGGTATGGTGGCGACAGATTTGCTCCGTGAAGGTTATAGCCCATCAGAATGGGAGCGCGTCAAGCGGATATTTAATGTTCTGGGGGATCGCGTCGAAACGGTGACGCCGTATCTTGTTGAGCAAATCCTGGCAAATAACCAGCATGGGGCACGGATTGCCTGGTTAACAACGCCGAAGATTATCTGGCGCTTTGCGACGGCAAGGTTCCGTAAACGCGATATATTTAGTGATCAATCGACTGATTGA
- a CDS encoding Dabb family protein, whose translation MLKHVVMFRFKEDKEATAEELKRRLLALPPQIDVIKGFEVGINLVASARAYDLVLISDFESLKDMQAYQVHPAHQEVGKYTSQVSESIVAVDYEY comes from the coding sequence ATGTTGAAGCACGTTGTGATGTTCCGGTTTAAAGAAGATAAAGAAGCTACAGCAGAAGAACTGAAGCGCCGCCTTCTAGCGCTGCCCCCTCAGATTGATGTGATCAAAGGCTTTGAAGTGGGTATCAATTTGGTAGCATCCGCACGGGCTTATGATCTGGTGCTGATCTCCGACTTTGAGAGCCTGAAAGATATGCAGGCCTATCAGGTCCATCCAGCTCATCAGGAAGTTGGTAAATATACATCACAGGTCAGTGAGAGTATTGTCGCCGTCGATTACGAGTACTAA